One Phoenix dactylifera cultivar Barhee BC4 chromosome 8, palm_55x_up_171113_PBpolish2nd_filt_p, whole genome shotgun sequence genomic window carries:
- the LOC103695821 gene encoding pathogenesis-related protein PR-4 encodes MMRRVSLSIALLLCMAAAASAQSASNVRATYNDYNPAQHNWDLIATSVYCATWDANMPLAWRQKYGWTAFCGPVGPTGQASCGKCLLVTNTATGAQATVRIVDQCSNGGLDLDHAVFSQLDTNGQGIAQGHLIVNYQFVDCGD; translated from the exons ATGATGAGGAGGGTGAGTCTCTCTATAGCATTGTTGCTGTGCATGGCCGCTGCGGCGAGCGCGCAGTCGGCGTCCAACGTCCGTGCGACATACAACGACTACAACCCGGCGCAGCACAATTGGGACCTGATTGCAACCAGTGTTTACTGCGCGACATGGGATGCCAATATGCCGCTCGCATGGCGGCAGAAGTATGGGTGGACCGCCTTCTGCGGTCCGGTCGGCCCGACCGGCCAAGCTTCCTGTGGAAAGTGTTTGCTG GTGACAAACACTGCCACTGGAGCGCAAGCCACTGTCAGGATTGTGGACCAATGCTCGAATGGAGGGCTTGATTTGGACCATGCTGTGTTCTCTCAACTTGACACAAATGGGCAAGGCATTGCTCAAGGCCATCTGATCGTCAACTACCAGTTTGTAGACTGTGGTGATTAA
- the LOC103695827 gene encoding probable serine/threonine-protein kinase WNK11, producing the protein MKKVYRVLDQEEGIEVAWNQVRFRSFSEDRMMIDWLFTEVRLLQELRHENIIALYRVWMDSKHGTLNFITKICTSGDLHEHRKCHRNVSLKALKKWSRQILMGGSLLRKFILEDEELCLFLILIILFFLTFFVSFVKPYVNFF; encoded by the coding sequence ATGAAGAAGGTGTACAGAGTATTAGACCAGGAGGAGGGGATCGAGGTGGCATGGAACCAGGTGCGGTTCCGGAGCTTCAGCGAGGATCGAATGATGATCGACTGGCTCTTCACTGAGGTTCGGCTCCTCCAGGAGCTCCGGCATGAGAACATCATCGCACTGTACCGGGTGTGGATGGACTCCAAGCACGGCACCCTCAACTTTATCACCAAGATCTGCACCTCCGGCGACCTCCACGAGCACCGGAAGTGCCACCGCAACGTCTCCCTCAAGGCTCTCAAGAAATGGTCCCGCCAGATCCTCATGGGGGGATCTTTGTTAAGAAAGTTCATTTTAGAAGATGAAGAACTTTGcctctttttaattttaataattttgttCTTTCTTACCTTTTTTGTTAGTTTTGTAAAGCCATATGTCAATTTTTTTTAG
- the LOC103695826 gene encoding UPF0481 protein At3g47200-like — translation MSYFARVGEIRPAHAPVDETPPEIERLIQLWRSSCPTNGGEIEINDADLVRIPKIGESGSIYKGKRCYTIYRVPPEIYVCDANAYQPKAVCIGPFFYDQRKDSRLKSMQDYKYVCVDKLISGHDREVLVDKCLWKMKELEGRVRSRYSETFPSIKPDKFAQMLMLDGCFLLYLLLRRAPGEAAVSDDDDDDAWQLVGRLWIWNLVKYDLLLLQNQIPFFVIRHLYDLLRPGDNNINLVDCAINLFSTLDPCRKLEQTRFFIRVEEVHHLLHLIYLSILPCPQYCETYREQQSPQWIPSATELQGAGIKFKKRKKTGGFLSFLDIRFYRRFYGGVIEIPQLKVHDYSVSLFRNLIAFEQCYPDTQQCIAAYAAFMNLLISTKRDMRLLHLNEILINDMTVDKDAANFFGRLCNEVHYAHDRNYLRGLFREVTTYYDSIWHKWRAQLHQNYFSNPWSIISVIAGALLLSLSLIQTIVTGLSR, via the coding sequence ATGTCTTACTTCGCGAGAGTAGGGGAAATTCGTCCTGCACATGCGCCTGTAGATGAAACACCTCCGGAGATTGAACGTCTTATTCAGCTGTGGCGCAGCAGTTGCCCTACCAATGGAGGAGAAATAGAAATCAACGATGCCGACTTGGTAAGAATTCCAAAGATAGGCGAAAGCGGCAGCATCTACAAGGGCAAAAGGTGCTACACCATTTATCGAGTGCCACCTGAAATCTATGTATGCGATGCAAATGCCTACCAGCCGAAAGCTGTATGCATCGGCCCCTTCTTCTACGATCAGAGAAAAGATTCACGTCTGAAATCCATGCAAGATTACAAGTATGTATGCGTGGACAAATTAATTTCCGGGCACGATCGGGAAGTTTTGGTCGACAAGTGCCTGTGGAAGATGAAGGAATTGGAGGGACGCGTTCGGAGCAGATATTCGGAGACGTTTCCATCAATAAAACCCGATAAATTCGCACAGATGCTGATGCTGGACGGCTGCTTCCTCCTCTATCTCCTGCTAAGGCGTGCTCCTGGGGAAGCAGCAGTCtctgacgacgacgacgacgatgcATGGCAACTTGTCGGCAGATTGTGGATCTGGAACCTAGTGAAGTATGATCTCCTGTTGCTTCAAAACCAGATCCCGTTCTTCGTCATCCGGCACTTGTATGACTTACTTAGGCCCGGCGACAACAATATCAATCTTGTGGACTGTGCGATCAATTTGTTCAGCACTCTTGATCCCTGCAGAAAACTGGAGCAAACTAGATTCTTTATTCGAGTGGAAGAGGTCCATCATTTGCTCCATTTGATTTACTTATCTATCCTCCCATGCCCACAGTATTGCGAGACATACCGCGAGCAACAATCCCCACAATGGATCCCTAGTGCGACAGagctccaaggagctggaatcaagtttaagaagaggaagaagacagGAGGCTTCTTGAGCTTCTTGGACATAAGGTTCTACAGAAGGTTCTACGGTGGAGTGATCGAAATCCCCCAACTAAAGGTACATGATTACAGTGTCAGCTTGTTTCGAAACCTTATTGCCTTTGAACAGTGTTATCCGGACACTCAGCAGTGCATAGCAGCTTATGCTGCCTTCATGAATCTCCTCATCAGCACCAAAAGAGATATGAGGTTGCTACATCTGAATGAAATTCTCATCAACGACATGACCGTCGACAAAGATGCAGCAAATTTTTTTGGCCGCCTCTGCAATGAAGTTCACTATGCGCATGATAGAAACTACCTTAGAGGATTATTTCGTGAAGTGACTACGTATTATGATTCCATATGGCATAAGTGGCGTGCACAACTTCACCAGAATTATTTCAGCAATCCATGGTCGATCATTTCGGTGATTGCCGGTGCTCTCTTGCTTTCACTCTCTCTCATCCAAACCATTGTTACTGGCCTCTCCCGTTAA